The proteins below come from a single Deltaproteobacteria bacterium genomic window:
- a CDS encoding glycogen-binding domain-containing protein: MDHLISMFIDNELNMEEKIKYIEMVHQDKSFKDKSIALLQLEQRLRSDVTDRVPEAVLPSEKRKPFSWLRPVGYMVPAAAVTAAILLFLLMPAKITTTPHRFVIHRPDVKKVEIAGSFTQWQKVPLKRVGTTGYWEITLELPHGEHQFSYIFEDRLRVADPTILTLEKDDFGGENSILRIGV; the protein is encoded by the coding sequence ATGGATCATCTCATCAGTATGTTCATCGATAACGAACTGAACATGGAAGAAAAAATCAAATATATTGAAATGGTTCATCAGGATAAGTCCTTTAAGGACAAATCCATCGCGCTCCTGCAATTAGAGCAGAGACTCCGGTCCGACGTTACGGATCGTGTTCCGGAAGCAGTGCTACCTTCAGAAAAAAGGAAGCCGTTCTCATGGCTGCGTCCTGTTGGATATATGGTCCCGGCTGCTGCAGTGACTGCGGCTATCCTGCTCTTCCTGCTGATGCCAGCTAAAATAACTACTACCCCGCATAGGTTTGTGATCCATCGTCCGGACGTAAAAAAAGTGGAAATCGCCGGGAGTTTCACGCAGTGGCAAAAGGTCCCCTTGAAAAGAGTAGGTACGACCGGATACTGGGAAATCACTCTTGAATTGCCACACGGAGAGCATCAGTTTAGTTATATTTTCGAGGACCGGCTGAGGGTCGCCGATCCAACCATTCTGACTCTAGAAAAGGATGATTTTGGAGGTGAGAATTCGATCCTTCGGATTGGGGTCTAA
- a CDS encoding RNA polymerase sigma factor, whose product MKKYKEFYIQHKDQLFGYLMRMTGDYYLAGDLMQESFKRHIEHYGDKEPQKTLLYTIARNAFFDHHRESKRSVKFDDNPGDRSNDGEHTILVRSEYQEVLTAMNELEPGEREILTLVISSDFSYREIASVVGISEANVKVKVHRARLALKKILTVGEK is encoded by the coding sequence ATGAAAAAATATAAGGAGTTCTACATACAGCACAAAGATCAGCTGTTCGGATACCTGATGCGGATGACCGGTGACTATTACCTGGCTGGTGACCTCATGCAGGAAAGTTTTAAACGGCATATAGAGCACTATGGTGACAAGGAACCCCAAAAAACCTTGTTATATACTATTGCCCGGAACGCCTTTTTCGATCATCACCGCGAATCGAAGCGCAGCGTAAAATTTGATGATAATCCGGGTGATAGGAGCAATGATGGCGAACACACTATCCTTGTGCGGAGCGAATACCAGGAGGTATTGACTGCCATGAATGAACTCGAACCTGGTGAACGGGAGATCCTAACTCTGGTTATAAGCAGCGACTTTTCGTATCGGGAAATCGCTTCTGTGGTGGGAATCAGCGAGGCAAACGTGAAGGTTAAGGTCCATAGGGCCCGCCTTGCGCTTAAAAAAATCCTTACAGTAGGAGAAAAGTAA